In Lates calcarifer isolate ASB-BC8 unplaced genomic scaffold, TLL_Latcal_v3 _unitig_1496_quiver_1075, whole genome shotgun sequence, one DNA window encodes the following:
- the LOC108889243 gene encoding olfactory receptor 11A1-like — protein sequence MNQRRIMMNSTQVSYFTLTAYFDTGSLKYLFFIVVMSLYISIICSNVLLIMIICMNRSLHEPMYLFLCSMFVNQLYGSTAMFPFLLLQILSDIHTVSVPFCFLQIFCLYSSAIVELVNLAVMSYDRYLSICYPLQYNTRMTFKKVAILIAVTWFHAFLVVIGTTYLSSSLQLCGNIIDYVYCVNYSVVKLACSDTTVNNIYGLFATSFSVFVPLILILYTYIKILKVCFSASKQTRQKAVSTCTPHLASLINFSFGCLFDTLHTRFDMSSIPSVLRIFLSMYLVIIQPLLNPIMYGLQMSKIRNTCKKLLCYTKLTTHTSSM from the coding sequence ATGAACCAAAGGAGGATCATGATGAACTCTACACAGGTTTCTTATTTCACACTTACTGCCTACTTTGACACTGGATCCttaaaatacttatttttcattgttgttatgtctttatatatttcaattatttgttcaaatgtgttgttgataatgattatctgtatgaacagaagtttacatgaacctatgtacctgtttctgtgcagtaTGTTTGTAAATCaactgtatggtagtacagcaatgtttccattccttctgcttcagatcctctctgacattcacactgtttctgttcccttttgtttcctgcagattttctgtttgtactcAAGCGCAATTGTGGAATTGGTTAACTTAGCCGTTATGTCTTATGACAGATATCTTTctatctgttatcctctacaatataacacacgtatgacatttaaaaaggtTGCCATACTTATTGCTGTAACATGGTTTCATGCTTTTCTTGTAGTTATTGGCACAACATACTTGAGTtcctctttacagctgtgtggaaacatcATTGATTATGTGTACTGTGTGAACTACTCTGTTGTCAAActggcctgctctgacacaacagtaaataacatttatggACTATTTGCCACTTCCTTCTCAGTCTTTGTTCCTCTAATTTTAATTCTTTACACTTACATAAAGATtctaaaagtttgtttttctgcttctaaacaaaccagacaaaaagctgtcagtacctgcacacctcacctgGCTTCCCTcattaacttttcttttggtTGTTTATTTGATACACTTCACACTAGATTTGACATGAGCAGCATACCCAGTGTGCTGCGTATCTTTCTGTCTATGTATTTGGTGATAATCCAACCACTTTTGAATCCTATCATGTATGGATTACAAATGTCCAAAATACGGAATACATGTAAAAAACTCCTCTGTTATACAAAGTTGACTACACACACATCTTCCATGTAA
- the LOC108889234 gene encoding LOW QUALITY PROTEIN: olfactory receptor 10A6-like (The sequence of the model RefSeq protein was modified relative to this genomic sequence to represent the inferred CDS: inserted 2 bases in 1 codon) encodes MNSTQFSNFKLAAYFDTGLLKYLFFMSLTLLYVLILCANVLLIVIICMNRSLHEPMYLFLCSLFVNELYGSTGLFPFLLLQILSDIHTVSVPFCFLQIFCLYSYVGVEFFNLAIMSYDRYLAICYPLQYNTQMTSNKVAMLIAATWFXPPFLAVVGTISLSSSLQLCGNILNKVACDNYSIVKLACSDTTVNNIYGLVTTTLIVVALLILILYTYVKILKVCFSGSKQTRQKAVSTCTPHLASLLNFSFGCFFDVVQTRFSMNSVPVMLRIFLSLYFITCQPLFSPVLYGLKITKVPRILNKTGSRTRADLVEEG; translated from the exons ATGAACTCCACACAGTTTTCTAACTTCAAACTTGCTGCCTACTTTGACACTGGACTGttaaaatatctatttttcatGAGTCTCACATTGTTATATGTTTTAATTCTTTGTGCCaatgtgttgctgattgtgattatctgtatgaacagaagtttacatgaacctatgtacctgtttctgtgcagcctgtttgtaaatgaactgtatggtagtacagggttgtttccattccttctgcttcagatcctctctgacattcacactgtttctgttcccttttgtttcctgcagattttctgtttgtactcGTATGTAGGTGTGGAATTTTTCAACTTAGCCatcatgtcttatgacagataccttgctatctgttatcctctacaatataacacacaAATGACATCTAACAAGGTCGCCATGCTTATTGCTGCAACATGGTT TCCCCCTTTTCTTGCAGTTGTTGGAACAATATCCTTGAGTTCCTCTTTACAGTTGTGTGGAAACATCCTTAACAAAGTGGCCTGTGACAACTACTCTATTGTGAAActggcctgctctgacacaacagtaaataacatttaCGGACTTGTTACCACTACTCTCATAGTTGTTgctcttttaattttaattctttaCACTTACGTGAAGAttcttaaagtttgtttttctggttctaaacagaccagacaaaaagctgtcagtacctgcacacctcaccttgcttctctgctcaacttttcttttgggTGTTTCTTTGACGTAGTACAGACCAGGTTTAGTATGAACAGTGTACCTGTTATGTTGCGAATATTTCTGtcattatattttataacatGTCAGCCACTCTTCAGCCCTGTACTGTACGGactgaaaat TACCAAGGTTCCAAGAATCCTGAACAAAACGGGTTCAAGAACTAGAGCTGATTTGGTGGAAGAAGGGTAA
- the LOC108889235 gene encoding olfactory receptor 49-like gives MNQRRSMMNSTQISYFTLAAYFDTGSLKYLYFMILTLLYVLILCANVLLIVIICMNRSLHEPMYLFLCSLFVNELYGSTGLFPFLLLQILSDIHTVSVPFCFLQIYCVYTYISVEFFNLAIMSYDRYLAICYPLQYNTQMTSNKVAMIIAATWIYNLLLVSVTISLSSSLQLCGNIINKVVCNNYSVVKLACSDTTVNNIYGLFVTAFSVFGPLILIFYTYVKILKVCFSGSKQTRQKAVSTCTPHLVSLLNFSFGICFELLQSRFDMISVPNVLRIFLALYIVTCQPLLNPVLYGLKMSQIRNICKGLFCCDV, from the coding sequence ATGAACCAAAGGAGGAGCATGATGAACTCTACACAGATTTCTTATTTCACACTTGCTGCCTACTTTGACACTGGATCCTTAAAATACTTATATTTTATGATTCTCACATTGTTATATGTTTTAATTCTTTGTGCCAATGTGTTGCTGatagtgattatctgtatgaacagaagtttacatgaacctatgtacctgtttctgtgcagcctgtttgtaaatgaactgtatggtagtacagggttgtttccattccttctgcttcagatcctctctgacattcacactgtttctgttcccttttgtttcctgcagatttattGTGTTTATACATATATAAGTGTAGAATTTTTCAACTTAGCCatcatgtcttatgacagataTCTTGctatctgttatcctctacaatataacacacaAATGACGTCCAACAAGGTTGCAATGATTATTGCTGCAACATGGATATACAACTTACTTCTAGTTTCTGTCACAATATCCTTGAGCtcctctttacagctgtgtggaaacatcATTAACAAAGTGGTCTGTAACAACTACTCTGTTGTCAAActggcctgctctgacacaacagtaaataacatCTATGGACTATTTGTTACTGCCTTCTCAGTCTTTGGTCCTCTAATTTTAATCTTTTACACTTACGTGAAGAttcttaaagtttgtttttctgggtctaaacagaccagacaaaaagctgtcagtacctgcacacctcaccttgtttctctgctcaacttttcttttgggATTTGCTTTGAATTATTACAGAGCAGGTTTGATATGATCAGTGTACCTAATGTGTTGAGAATATTTTTAGCATTATATATTGTAACATGCCAACCCCTCTTAAACCCTGTACTGTATGGACTGAAAATGTCTCAAATACGTAATATATGTAAAGGTCTGTTTTGCTGTGACGTGTAG
- the LOC108889241 gene encoding olfactory receptor 11A1-like: MNYTQVSYLTLAAYFDTRALKYLFFMILTLLYILIICTNVLLIVIICMNRSLHEPMYLFLCSLFVNELYGSTGLFPFLLLQILSDIHTVSVHFCFLQIYCVYSYACVEFFNLAIMSYDRYLAICYPLQYNTRMTFNKVAVLIAVTWLTAFLVVVGTVSLTSSLQLCGNIIDNVYCVNYSIVKLACSDTTVNNIYGLLVTAFSVFCPLILILYTYMKILKVCFSGSKQTRQKAVSTCTPHLASLINFSFGVCFEVLQSRFHMSSVPNVLHIFLSLYFLTCQPLFNPVMYGLKMSKIHNICKNRFL; this comes from the coding sequence ATGAACTACACGCAGGTTTCATATTTAACACTTGCTGCCTATTTTGACACCAGGGCGttaaaatatctatttttcatGATTCTCacattgttatatattttaattatttgtacCAATGTGTTGTTGatagtgattatctgtatgaacagaagtttacatgaacctatgtacctgtttctgtgcagcctgtttgtaaatgaactgtatggtagtacagggttgtttccattccttctgcttcagatcctctctgacattcacactgtttctgttcacttttgtttcctgcagatttattGTGTGTACTCGTATGCTTGTGTAGAATTTTTCAACTTAGCCatcatgtcttatgacagatacctcgctatctgttatcctctacaatataacacacgaatgacatttaacaaggttGCTGTGCTTATTGCTGTAACATGGTTGACTGCTTTTCTTGTAGTTGTTGGCACAGTATCCTTGACCtcctctttacagctgtgtggaaacatcATTGATAATGTGTACTGTGTGAACTACTCTATTGTCAAActggcctgctctgacacaacagtaaataacatCTATGGACTACTTGTTACTGCCTTCTCAGTCTTTTGTCCTCTCATTTTAATCCTTTACACTTATATGAAGAttcttaaagtttgtttttctggttctaaacagaccagacaaaaagctgtcagtacctgcacacctcaccttgcttctctgatcaacttttcttttgggGTTTGCTTTGAAGTGTTACAAAGCAGGTTTCACATGAGCAGTGTACCTAATGTGttgcatatttttttgtcattatacTTTCTCACATGCCAGCCTCTGTTTAACCCTGTAATGTATGGactgaaaatgtccaaaatacaTAACATATGTAAAAATAGATTTCTTTAg
- the LOC108889236 gene encoding olfactory receptor 11A1-like, translating into MIIMINSTQVSYFTLAAYFDTEGFKYLFFMIIMSLYILTVCANVLLIVIICMNRSLHEPMYLFLCSLFVNELYGSTGLFPFLLLQILSDIHTVSTSFCFLQIFCLYFYGSVEFTNLAVMSYDRYLAICYPLQYNTQMTSNKVAFLIAVIWLPPFVAVFVTTSLSASLQLCGNIINKVYCDNYSVIKLACYDTRVNNIYELIAASLTIPVPVSVIFYTYMKILKVCFSGSKQTRQKAVSTCTPHLASLINFSFGVFFEILQSRFDMSSVPNMLRIFLSLYFLTCQPLFNPVMYGLNMSKICFICKNLLLGSAEKCRSSNRFVQLE; encoded by the coding sequence ATGATTATCATGATAAACTCCACACAGGTTTCATATTTTACACTTGCTGCCTACTTTGACACTGAGGGttttaaatacttatttttcaTGATCATCatgtctttatatattttaactgTCTGTGCCAATGTGTTGCTGatagtgattatctgtatgaacagaagtttacatgaacctatgtacctgtttctgtgcagcctgtttgtaaatgaactgtatggtagtacagggttgtttccattccttctgcttcagatcctctctgacattcacactgtttctacttctttttgtttcctgcagattttctgtttgtatttttatggaagTGTAGAATTTACTAACTTAGCTGTGatgtcttatgacagatacctcgctatctgttatcctctacAATATAATACACAAATGACATCTAATAAGGTTGCATTTCTTATTGCTGTAATATGGTTACCTCCTTTTGTAGCTGTTTTTGTCACAACATCTTTGAGTGcttctttacagctgtgtggaaacatcATTAATAAAGTGTACTGTGACAACTACTCCGTCATAAAACTGGCATGTTATGACACCAGAGTGAATAATATCTATGAGCTCATTGCTGCTTCTCTCACAATTCCTGTTCCAGTTTCTGTAATATTTTACACTTATATGAAGAttcttaaagtttgtttttctggttctaaacagaccagacaaaaagctgtcagtacctgcacacctcaccttgcTTCACTGatcaacttttcttttgggGTTTTCTTTGAAATATTACAGAGCAGGTTTGATATGAGCAGTGTACCTAATATGTTGCGGATATTTTTATCATTGTACTTTCTCACATGCCAGCCGCTCTTCAATCCTGTAATGTATGGATTGAATATGTCCAAAATATGCTTCATATGTAAAAATCTGCTTTTAGGTTCTGCTGAGAAGTGTAGATCATCCAACAGATTTGTGCAGCTTgaataa